The Brachyspira aalborgi genome has a segment encoding these proteins:
- a CDS encoding NINE protein: MEQNNVQEQIIKNNDSSEKSWIACLLLCIFLGEIYGHKFYVGRVKEALIMWAVLIVSIILAFVGMGTAVLSSALLGFLVTGLGIVGISAYCLIIIIDLFVILVGKFKDAEGKFVTK; this comes from the coding sequence ATGGAACAAAACAATGTTCAAGAACAAATTATTAAGAATAACGACAGTTCGGAAAAAAGCTGGATTGCATGCTTGTTGTTATGCATATTTTTAGGAGAGATTTACGGGCATAAATTTTATGTCGGCAGAGTAAAAGAGGCTTTGATTATGTGGGCGGTTCTTATAGTCTCTATTATCTTGGCTTTCGTTGGCATGGGAACGGCGGTATTATCTTCCGCTTTGCTTGGATTTTTAGTTACGGGTTTGGGAATTGTAGGAATAAGTGCATATTGTCTCATAATAATTATAGATTTATTTGTTATACTCGTAGGAAAATTCAAAGACGCCGAAGGAAAATTTGTGACTAAATAA
- a CDS encoding V-type ATP synthase subunit D gives MALKFQYNKTALQNLRRQLSIREKALPTLKSKEAALRLEVRKITAEIDLLKEEYEMIVKENQNYNGFWTEFPKIVKIRNIISEQKNIAGVRVAILNKIDFALEQISLFNMPSWIRLAISMFERLMTIQIRIEMTEARLNALAYARKKTTQKVNLYEKVQIPEYRMAIIKIKRYMEDEDNLSKSSQKIVKERNRAKEASL, from the coding sequence ATGGCATTAAAATTTCAATATAATAAAACGGCTTTGCAAAATCTTAGAAGACAACTTTCAATAAGAGAAAAAGCTTTGCCTACTTTAAAAAGTAAAGAAGCCGCTCTTCGTCTTGAGGTTAGAAAAATAACGGCTGAAATTGATTTGCTTAAAGAAGAATATGAGATGATAGTTAAAGAAAATCAAAATTATAACGGTTTTTGGACGGAATTTCCTAAAATTGTAAAGATTAGAAATATCATATCCGAGCAGAAAAATATTGCGGGAGTTAGAGTGGCTATCTTAAATAAAATTGATTTTGCATTAGAACAGATTAGTCTTTTTAATATGCCTTCTTGGATAAGATTAGCGATTAGCATGTTTGAAAGATTAATGACTATTCAGATAAGAATTGAAATGACAGAAGCAAGATTAAACGCTTTGGCTTATGCAAGAAAGAAAACCACTCAAAAAGTTAATCTTTATGAGAAAGTTCAAATTCCCGAATACAGAATGGCTATAATAAAGATTAAAAGATATATGGAAGACGAGGATAATTTAAGCAAATCTTCGCAAAAGATAGTAAAAGAAAGAAACAGAGCAAAGGAGGCGTCTTTATGA
- a CDS encoding PD-(D/E)XK nuclease family protein, which translates to MDKKLDKFLSEYSNIEFSKVNKNIFEISGFPHYETVFNNVLAFFLDSSESHNFKNIVYKSLLELLKSKSDKIDLYDEETWEVNREESTDNGKLIDILIKSENYIIGIETKINASLTNDIDDYYNHIEKIKENGQKPIFVILSKKSIDENRKNIFNITHKELKSILEKNINLNDNNKYAYLLKDFLENMNNFYGGSTMNKEFIELLKDEEKAEKIKDIYFNVYEVRKELERNARELKNELNANPKIFKSSRIIKPNWTINICIELSKYFYNECEFVIEIYIGVNDSYEVFIYFRKNSKVLKFDEKLDKFMKDITANFYKNFELSKGEYDELMANLNKEKLFELVKCIEENCSKLKSKNNI; encoded by the coding sequence ATGGATAAAAAATTAGATAAATTTCTTTCGGAATATTCAAATATTGAATTTTCTAAAGTAAATAAAAATATTTTTGAAATATCGGGTTTTCCACATTACGAAACGGTTTTTAATAATGTTTTAGCTTTCTTTTTAGATAGTTCGGAAAGTCATAATTTTAAAAATATAGTTTATAAAAGTTTATTGGAATTGCTTAAATCTAAATCCGATAAAATAGATTTATACGATGAAGAAACTTGGGAAGTAAACAGAGAAGAAAGCACGGACAATGGAAAACTTATAGATATTTTAATAAAAAGTGAAAATTACATTATAGGAATTGAAACTAAAATAAACGCTTCGCTCACTAACGATATAGACGATTATTATAATCATATAGAAAAAATAAAAGAAAACGGACAGAAACCTATTTTTGTAATTTTAAGCAAAAAATCTATTGATGAAAATAGAAAAAATATTTTTAATATTACTCATAAAGAATTAAAATCTATATTGGAAAAGAATATAAATCTTAATGATAATAATAAATACGCTTATTTGTTAAAAGATTTTTTAGAGAATATGAATAATTTTTACGGAGGTTCGACAATGAACAAAGAATTTATAGAGCTTTTAAAAGACGAGGAAAAAGCGGAAAAAATAAAAGACATATATTTTAATGTATATGAAGTCAGAAAAGAATTAGAAAGGAATGCAAGAGAATTGAAAAACGAATTAAATGCAAATCCTAAAATTTTTAAATCTTCAAGAATAATTAAGCCTAATTGGACTATAAATATATGTATTGAATTATCTAAATATTTTTATAATGAATGTGAATTTGTTATAGAAATTTATATTGGGGTTAATGATAGTTATGAAGTATTTATATATTTTAGGAAAAATAGCAAAGTTTTAAAATTTGATGAAAAATTAGATAAATTCATGAAAGATATAACGGCTAATTTTTATAAAAATTTTGAATTAAGTAAAGGCGAATACGATGAATTGATGGCAAATTTGAATAAAGAAAAATTATTTGAATTAGTAAAATGCATAGAGGAAAATTGCTCTAAATTAAAATCAAAAAATAATATTTAA
- a CDS encoding V-type ATP synthase subunit B, whose amino-acid sequence MPKAFQKVYTKLVQITKATVALRAENVGNDEMALVDGRPAQVVKMIGDIVTLQVFQGTEGIPTNAEVVFLGRPPRLKVSELLAGRFFNAYGEPIDGGAEIEGKEVDIGGPSVNPVRRKQPSELIATGIAGIDLNNTLVTGQKIPFFADPDQPYNAVLAQVAIRAEADKIILGGMGLSNDDYLSFKNTFTEAGALDKIICFVNTTDDPAVERLLIPDMACTAAEYFAVEHKEKVLVLLTDMTLYADALAIVSNKMDQIPSKDSMPGSLYSDLAKIYEKAAQFPDGGSITIIAVTTLNEGDITHAVPDNTGYITEGQLYLRRDSDIGKTIIDPFRSLSRLKQLVIGKKTREDHPTVMNTLVRLYSDAANAKMKKENGFDLTEYDERCLKFSNEYSERLLAIDINIKIDEMLETGWELMSKYFSKAEVGVKDSLVEKYGKWAS is encoded by the coding sequence ATGCCTAAAGCGTTTCAAAAAGTTTATACAAAATTAGTTCAAATTACAAAAGCAACCGTAGCTTTAAGAGCCGAAAATGTTGGAAACGATGAAATGGCTTTAGTAGACGGACGCCCAGCTCAGGTTGTAAAAATGATAGGAGATATAGTGACTCTTCAAGTCTTTCAAGGAACTGAAGGAATTCCTACAAATGCGGAAGTTGTCTTTTTAGGAAGACCTCCAAGACTTAAAGTTAGCGAACTTCTTGCAGGAAGATTCTTCAACGCTTACGGAGAGCCAATAGACGGAGGAGCGGAAATTGAAGGTAAAGAAGTCGATATAGGCGGACCTTCGGTTAATCCTGTTAGAAGAAAACAGCCTTCGGAACTTATAGCCACAGGTATTGCAGGAATAGACTTAAATAATACTTTGGTTACAGGACAAAAAATTCCGTTTTTTGCAGACCCAGACCAACCTTATAACGCCGTTTTGGCTCAAGTTGCAATTAGAGCGGAAGCGGATAAAATTATTTTGGGCGGTATGGGACTTTCAAATGACGATTATTTATCATTTAAAAATACATTTACCGAAGCGGGCGCTTTAGATAAAATTATATGTTTTGTAAATACAACGGACGACCCTGCGGTTGAGAGACTTTTAATACCCGATATGGCTTGCACGGCTGCAGAATATTTCGCTGTAGAACATAAAGAAAAAGTTTTAGTTTTGCTTACCGACATGACTCTTTATGCGGATGCTTTGGCTATAGTTTCAAATAAGATGGACCAAATTCCTTCAAAAGACTCTATGCCTGGCTCTTTATATTCCGACCTTGCTAAAATATACGAAAAAGCGGCGCAATTTCCTGATGGCGGTTCAATAACGATTATTGCCGTTACTACTTTGAATGAGGGAGATATTACTCATGCAGTTCCCGATAATACGGGATATATTACGGAAGGGCAATTATATTTAAGAAGAGATTCCGATATTGGTAAAACAATTATCGACCCATTTAGAAGTCTTTCGCGTTTAAAACAGTTGGTTATAGGAAAGAAAACGAGAGAAGACCATCCAACCGTTATGAATACTTTAGTTCGTCTTTACTCGGATGCGGCTAATGCAAAAATGAAAAAAGAAAACGGTTTTGATTTAACGGAATATGACGAAAGATGTTTAAAATTCTCAAACGAATATTCTGAAAGATTGCTTGCCATAGATATTAATATTAAAATAGACGAGATGCTTGAAACAGGTTGGGAGCTTATGTCTAAATATTTCAGTAAAGCGGAAGTTGGAGTTAAAGACTCTTTGGTTGAAAAATACGGAAAATGGGCAAGTTAA
- a CDS encoding NAD-dependent epimerase/dehydratase family protein has translation MKYKIALTGSTGNMGVETLRQLSEIDEIEIIKVLIRKESVKKATKLKSKYKNKIEIIIGNIENKEDCEKLIKDADYIFNLAAIIPPKSDKFLELNYKSNYLGTKNIVDTILEIDENKKLIHISTVGLYGNRNEKNPWARVGDPLIISNYDLYSYYKLKAERYILESSLKNRAIIRQTAMLHNRMLTDNMSDGLMFHTCYNAPLEWITARDSGYLMKRIIEEDLKNKLDNYFWRGVFNLGSKAENRMIGYDIFNEGFKLIGGNAKKYMQPNWNATRNFHGVWYYDGDKLEKLFHYQRDSINDYWKEIAKKHWYYSLAKIVPSKLIKIFSIERLLLDSNSPRYWYKNKEFGKIVSAFGSVKNYENMPKKWSDFNLLKENKDFEGNYINYEEIKNINNAKLLNHGYNENKKDNEINIEDLKEAAEFRGGKLLSEKMENLETKLLWECSEGHKFEAKPTTIIKAGHWCEECFENHTWSFDKLAKKSPFYAQVYYNSHDKNENMIYYFDKDFKACHKKF, from the coding sequence ATGAAATATAAAATAGCATTAACGGGTTCAACGGGAAATATGGGCGTTGAAACCTTAAGGCAGTTATCTGAAATTGACGAAATAGAAATTATAAAAGTTTTGATACGAAAAGAAAGCGTTAAAAAAGCTACAAAATTAAAAAGCAAATACAAAAATAAAATTGAAATAATCATTGGAAATATTGAAAATAAAGAAGACTGCGAAAAATTGATTAAAGACGCCGATTATATTTTTAATCTTGCAGCGATTATTCCTCCGAAATCCGATAAATTTTTAGAGTTAAATTATAAATCAAATTATTTGGGAACAAAAAATATAGTCGATACAATTTTAGAAATTGACGAAAATAAAAAATTAATTCATATATCTACTGTCGGTTTATACGGAAATAGAAACGAAAAAAATCCTTGGGCGAGAGTAGGCGACCCTTTAATAATAAGTAATTACGACCTCTATTCTTATTATAAACTTAAAGCAGAAAGATATATTTTAGAATCTTCTCTTAAAAATAGAGCGATAATAAGACAAACGGCGATGCTTCATAATAGAATGCTAACCGACAATATGAGCGATGGTTTAATGTTTCATACTTGTTATAACGCTCCTTTAGAATGGATTACCGCAAGAGATAGCGGATATTTAATGAAAAGAATAATCGAAGAAGATTTAAAAAATAAACTTGACAATTATTTTTGGCGTGGAGTCTTTAATTTGGGAAGCAAAGCGGAAAATAGAATGATAGGATACGATATTTTTAACGAAGGTTTTAAGTTAATCGGCGGAAACGCTAAAAAATATATGCAGCCAAATTGGAATGCAACTCGCAATTTTCATGGCGTTTGGTATTATGACGGCGACAAATTAGAAAAATTATTTCATTATCAAAGAGATTCTATAAACGATTATTGGAAAGAGATTGCAAAAAAGCATTGGTATTATTCGCTTGCAAAAATAGTTCCTTCAAAATTGATAAAAATTTTTTCAATTGAAAGGCTTTTACTTGATTCAAATTCTCCTCGTTATTGGTATAAAAATAAAGAATTTGGAAAAATTGTATCTGCATTTGGAAGCGTGAAAAATTATGAGAATATGCCGAAAAAATGGAGCGATTTTAATTTGCTTAAAGAAAATAAAGACTTTGAAGGAAATTATATAAATTACGAAGAGATTAAAAATATAAATAACGCTAAACTTTTAAATCATGGTTATAATGAAAATAAAAAAGATAATGAAATAAATATTGAAGATTTGAAAGAAGCGGCGGAGTTTAGAGGCGGAAAACTTTTAAGCGAAAAAATGGAAAATTTAGAAACAAAATTATTATGGGAATGTTCAGAAGGACATAAATTTGAAGCGAAACCTACAACGATAATAAAAGCGGGGCATTGGTGCGAAGAATGTTTTGAAAATCATACTTGGAGTTTCGACAAACTTGCAAAGAAAAGTCCTTTTTACGCTCAAGTTTATTATAATTCGCATGATAAAAACGAAAATATGATTTATTATTTCGATAAAGATTTTAAGGCTTGCCATAAGAAATTTTAA
- a CDS encoding EFR1 family ferrodoxin (N-terminal region resembles flavodoxins. C-terminal ferrodoxin region binds two 4Fe-4S clusters.): MNKKAVIYWFSGTGNTEKVAREYKKNFEENKIETLLYKVGDNFENMPNPQNYDYVGIAYPIHGFNAPYPIFDIIKLFPKTKNKNIFIIKTSGEPLTINNISSEPLIARLKPKGYILTNEYHYIMPYNMIFRHTDETASKMWKTAKSLCSIEVKEILQGKKYLLKKFPFGRLIAFIFRIEHPAMKINGRLFKVKNICTHCNLCVKKCPVNNIYNDENNNIKFKNKCVMCSSCAFRCPVDAINIGILTGWKVNGPYKFENPPVGLKSKHENYCKKAYERYFERANNKINEFSN, translated from the coding sequence ATGAATAAAAAAGCGGTTATATATTGGTTTTCAGGAACGGGCAATACGGAAAAAGTTGCGAGAGAATATAAGAAAAATTTTGAAGAAAATAAAATTGAAACTCTGCTTTATAAAGTAGGCGATAATTTTGAAAATATGCCAAATCCTCAAAATTATGATTATGTGGGAATCGCTTATCCGATTCATGGATTTAACGCTCCATATCCGATTTTTGATATTATAAAATTATTTCCAAAAACTAAAAATAAAAATATATTTATAATAAAAACTTCGGGCGAGCCTTTGACTATAAATAATATTTCTTCAGAACCTTTAATTGCGAGATTAAAACCAAAAGGTTATATTTTAACAAACGAATATCATTATATTATGCCTTATAATATGATATTTAGACATACGGATGAAACTGCTTCAAAAATGTGGAAAACGGCAAAATCTTTATGTTCGATAGAAGTTAAAGAAATTTTGCAAGGAAAAAAGTATTTATTAAAAAAATTTCCTTTCGGCAGATTAATAGCTTTTATATTTAGAATCGAGCATCCCGCGATGAAAATAAACGGAAGATTATTTAAAGTAAAAAATATATGCACTCATTGTAATTTATGCGTTAAAAAATGTCCCGTAAATAATATTTATAACGATGAAAATAATAATATAAAATTCAAAAATAAATGCGTTATGTGTTCAAGTTGCGCTTTTAGATGTCCCGTTGATGCGATTAATATCGGAATACTCACGGGTTGGAAAGTAAACGGTCCTTATAAATTTGAAAATCCTCCCGTAGGATTAAAAAGCAAACATGAAAATTATTGCAAGAAAGCTTATGAAAGATATTTTGAAAGGGCGAATAATAAGATAAACGAGTTTTCAAATTAA
- a CDS encoding V-type ATP synthase subunit I — MIRKMKKLSLFVFHEDKEKTLKDLASLGLVHIEIANGVSSDNIENIVSKKNEAIRAKSIINLALSEAKKLKKDTSNLKAENTSKKALEVIENILSISQATDKLKTEREILKKELSIIAPFGNFSFNKIKELQEKTEYNILFYSSTIREFNDYDFSSLKDIFAYPIKEESGKVYFIVFKKKNTEENLTFDIVNMPSKSYDDIIKEISKIESEIENNDNEIIKSQVYINAIDKEIDNLNIYNHFEEAKESFIASESTEGKILYVEAYIPKDKEVETKLFLDEKKIAYILEEPSKSDNVPVELKNNKYSSAYELITKLFQLPNYFEIDLTPMIAVFYPLFFSFCFGDSGYGLVLTIMSIIGLFSVLKGKMRGVGILALTLGICTIIMGIINGGSVFGVTIASKTDIPLFATLNKYLLITDTKENWFLTPFNTALLVGVLHIFFALIVGVIDRIKTSDIGDILAAIGKLLLIPGLVLWFLGDMQNMEVIKQFDKIYYVLMLVGVILLSILSNIGKKPDILNSILGIYFAATGIMGDTLSYIRLFALGASGSILALVINQIGTSFKAIPGVGIVIMVAFLVLGHVAIFALNILGAMVHPLRLTFVEFYNNVGFEGGGKEYKPLKKVA; from the coding sequence ATGATTAGAAAGATGAAAAAACTCTCTCTCTTTGTTTTTCACGAAGATAAAGAAAAAACTTTAAAAGATTTGGCTTCATTAGGATTGGTTCATATAGAAATTGCAAATGGAGTTTCAAGCGATAATATAGAAAATATTGTATCTAAAAAGAACGAAGCGATTAGAGCTAAATCTATAATTAATTTGGCTTTATCGGAAGCTAAAAAACTAAAAAAAGACACTTCAAATTTGAAAGCGGAAAATACTTCAAAAAAAGCTTTAGAAGTTATAGAAAATATTTTATCAATATCTCAAGCTACCGATAAATTAAAAACCGAAAGAGAAATTTTGAAAAAAGAACTTTCAATAATAGCTCCTTTCGGCAATTTTAGTTTTAATAAAATTAAAGAATTGCAAGAGAAAACGGAATACAATATATTATTTTATTCTTCTACGATTAGAGAATTTAACGATTATGATTTTTCTTCATTAAAAGATATATTCGCTTATCCTATTAAAGAAGAAAGCGGAAAAGTTTATTTTATCGTATTTAAGAAAAAGAATACGGAAGAAAATTTAACTTTTGATATTGTTAATATGCCTTCAAAATCTTATGACGATATAATTAAAGAGATTTCAAAAATAGAAAGCGAAATTGAAAATAACGATAATGAGATAATAAAGAGTCAAGTTTACATAAACGCTATAGACAAAGAAATTGATAATTTGAATATATATAATCATTTTGAAGAAGCTAAAGAAAGTTTTATAGCAAGCGAATCTACCGAAGGAAAAATACTTTATGTTGAAGCTTATATTCCTAAAGATAAAGAAGTTGAAACAAAATTATTTTTAGACGAGAAAAAAATCGCTTATATACTTGAAGAGCCTTCAAAATCTGATAATGTTCCCGTTGAGCTTAAGAATAATAAATATTCGAGCGCTTACGAACTTATCACAAAATTATTCCAATTGCCAAATTATTTTGAGATAGATTTGACTCCTATGATAGCGGTTTTTTATCCTTTATTCTTTTCTTTCTGTTTCGGAGATTCGGGATACGGATTGGTTTTAACTATAATGTCTATTATAGGTTTATTTAGCGTTTTGAAAGGAAAAATGAGAGGAGTTGGAATACTTGCTTTAACTTTGGGAATTTGCACAATTATAATGGGCATTATTAACGGCGGAAGCGTATTTGGAGTGACAATCGCTTCAAAAACGGATATACCTTTATTTGCCACTTTAAATAAATATTTGCTAATTACAGACACAAAAGAGAATTGGTTTTTAACTCCGTTTAATACCGCTCTTTTAGTTGGAGTTTTGCATATATTCTTCGCTTTGATTGTCGGAGTTATAGATAGAATTAAAACAAGCGATATTGGAGATATATTAGCGGCTATAGGAAAACTTTTATTAATTCCTGGACTTGTTTTATGGTTTTTAGGCGATATGCAAAATATGGAAGTTATAAAACAGTTCGATAAAATATATTATGTTCTCATGCTTGTCGGCGTAATTCTTCTTTCAATATTGTCGAATATAGGCAAAAAGCCCGATATATTGAATTCTATACTCGGCATTTACTTTGCGGCTACGGGCATAATGGGCGATACTTTATCGTATATTCGTTTATTCGCTTTGGGAGCTTCGGGTTCAATACTCGCTTTGGTTATAAATCAAATTGGGACAAGCTTTAAGGCGATACCTGGAGTTGGCATAGTTATTATGGTTGCATTTTTAGTCTTAGGACATGTCGCCATATTTGCTTTGAATATACTCGGAGCTATGGTGCATCCTTTGAGGCTTACATTTGTTGAGTTTTACAATAATGTAGGTTTTGAAGGAGGCGGAAAAGAATATAAACCTTTAAAAAAGGTTGCTTAA
- a CDS encoding V-type ATP synthase subunit A, with amino-acid sequence MTKGKVTAIISNLISIEVDGPVSQNEICYVSCGEARLMAEVIKIAGTSASAQVFESTRGVKLGNSVEFTGSMLEIELGPGLLGKNFDGLQNDLDKLQGVFLERGKYNNLAENKEARYDFTPIAKVGDEVQAGDWIGAIKEGWIDHKIMVPFKFEGKGTVESVVSAGSYGLSDVLAVVKSHNGDKTEVTMVQTWPVKLAIKSFREKPRPFKLLETGVRTIDTFNPITEGGTGFIPGPFGAGKTVLQHALATNANADLIIMTACGERANEVVEIFTEFPELIDPRTGRSLMERTTIICNTSNMPVAAREASVYVGMTVAEYYRSMGLKVLLLADSTSRWAQALREMSNRLEELPGQDAFPIDLPAIISSFYARAGFVYLNNGETGSITFIGTVSPAGGNLKEPVTESTRKAARCFYALSQKRADSKRYPAVDPLDSYSKYIEYPEFVEFADSNIEKGWSDKVIKAKDIARKGQEASDQISILGDDAVPLEYHQRLWKAELIDFVILQQDAFDKVDKNCPIDRQKELLNQVMKVVEADYRFDDYSEVGTYFRRLINAFKQMNYSVYQSDEHKKYTAEMESIFAERSIAHA; translated from the coding sequence ATGACTAAAGGTAAAGTAACTGCTATAATATCAAACCTAATTTCGATAGAGGTTGACGGACCTGTTTCTCAAAATGAAATATGCTATGTGTCATGCGGCGAAGCAAGACTTATGGCGGAAGTTATTAAAATCGCTGGGACAAGCGCAAGCGCTCAGGTTTTCGAGTCGACAAGAGGCGTAAAATTAGGCAATTCCGTAGAGTTTACGGGTTCAATGCTTGAAATTGAATTAGGACCTGGACTTTTAGGTAAAAACTTTGACGGATTACAAAACGACCTTGATAAATTGCAAGGCGTATTTTTAGAAAGAGGAAAGTATAATAATCTCGCCGAAAACAAAGAAGCAAGATACGATTTTACTCCTATAGCTAAAGTTGGAGACGAAGTTCAAGCTGGAGATTGGATAGGAGCTATTAAGGAAGGATGGATTGACCATAAAATAATGGTTCCTTTTAAATTTGAAGGAAAGGGAACTGTAGAAAGTGTGGTTTCCGCTGGTTCTTACGGTTTATCCGATGTTCTTGCCGTTGTTAAATCTCATAATGGAGATAAAACGGAAGTGACTATGGTTCAAACTTGGCCCGTAAAACTTGCAATTAAATCTTTTAGAGAAAAACCAAGACCTTTCAAATTGTTAGAAACGGGAGTTAGAACGATAGACACATTTAACCCTATTACCGAAGGAGGAACGGGCTTTATTCCAGGACCTTTTGGAGCGGGAAAAACAGTTTTACAACATGCTTTGGCAACAAATGCAAACGCCGATTTGATTATAATGACGGCTTGCGGAGAGAGAGCTAATGAAGTTGTTGAAATATTTACTGAATTTCCTGAGCTTATAGACCCAAGAACGGGAAGAAGTTTGATGGAAAGAACGACAATTATTTGTAATACTTCAAATATGCCCGTTGCGGCTCGTGAGGCTTCGGTTTATGTGGGAATGACGGTTGCAGAATATTATCGCTCAATGGGGCTTAAAGTTCTTCTTCTTGCCGATTCAACTTCTCGTTGGGCGCAGGCTTTAAGAGAAATGTCAAACAGACTTGAAGAATTGCCAGGACAGGATGCATTTCCTATTGACTTGCCAGCTATTATTTCAAGTTTCTATGCAAGAGCGGGATTCGTTTATTTGAATAATGGTGAGACGGGTTCTATTACATTTATAGGAACGGTATCTCCTGCGGGCGGAAACTTAAAAGAGCCTGTAACAGAATCTACCAGAAAAGCTGCAAGATGTTTCTATGCCTTATCTCAAAAAAGAGCGGATAGTAAGAGATATCCAGCCGTTGACCCTTTGGATTCTTATTCTAAATATATAGAATATCCAGAATTCGTGGAATTTGCAGACAGCAATATAGAAAAAGGTTGGTCTGATAAAGTTATTAAAGCAAAAGATATAGCAAGAAAAGGACAGGAAGCAAGCGACCAAATAAGCATTCTTGGAGACGATGCAGTTCCTTTGGAATATCATCAAAGATTATGGAAAGCGGAGCTAATAGACTTCGTTATCTTACAGCAGGACGCTTTTGATAAAGTCGATAAAAACTGCCCTATAGATAGACAAAAAGAATTATTAAATCAAGTAATGAAAGTGGTTGAAGCCGATTATAGATTTGACGATTATAGCGAAGTAGGAACTTATTTTAGAAGACTTATTAACGCTTTTAAACAAATGAATTATTCGGTTTATCAATCAGACGAACATAAAAAATATACGGCTGAAATGGAATCAATATTTGCCGAAAGGAGTATAGCTCATGCCTAA
- a CDS encoding ATPase, with the protein MGFTMNTALLLGYIGAGLMVGLSGVGSAVGTSISAMTTVGALKKNKDAFGSCLVLSALPGTQGLYGFAAFFIMQPYLTADITIFQGAAILGAGIAVGLACLVSAIYQGKVCANGVEAIGNGYDVFGNTIIVAVFPELYAIVSFATAFLISGVLGS; encoded by the coding sequence ATGGGTTTTACAATGAACACAGCGCTTTTATTGGGATATATAGGAGCGGGATTAATGGTAGGTTTGTCTGGAGTAGGAAGCGCGGTAGGAACTTCTATTTCAGCTATGACAACTGTAGGAGCGTTAAAGAAAAATAAAGACGCTTTTGGTAGTTGTCTAGTATTGAGCGCTCTTCCAGGAACGCAAGGGCTTTACGGTTTTGCGGCATTCTTCATTATGCAGCCTTACTTAACCGCCGATATTACAATATTTCAAGGCGCCGCCATATTGGGAGCGGGCATTGCGGTAGGTTTGGCTTGTTTAGTTTCCGCAATATATCAAGGTAAAGTTTGCGCTAACGGAGTTGAAGCTATAGGCAATGGTTATGATGTATTCGGTAATACTATAATAGTAGCCGTATTCCCAGAACTTTACGCCATCGTTTCTTTCGCTACGGCGTTCTTAATCAGCGGAGTTTTAGGTTCTTAA